A stretch of Rhodoferax potami DNA encodes these proteins:
- the metK gene encoding methionine adenosyltransferase: MANDFLFTSESVSEGHPDKVADQISDAILDAIFKQDPRSRVAAETLTNTGLVVLAGEITTNAHVDYIQVARDTIKRIGYDNTEYGIDYKGCAVLVAYDKQSNDIAQGVDHASDDHLNIGAGDQGLMFGYACDETPELMPAPIYYAHRLVERQAQLRKDGRLPFLRPDAKSQVTMRYVDGKPHSIDTVVLSTQHSPDQSETQHKMKASFTEAIIEEIIKPVLPKEWLQNTRYLINPTGRFVIGGPQGDCGLTGRKIIVDTYGGACPHGGGAFSGKDPSKVDRSAAYAARYVAKNIVKAGLAKQCQIQVAYAIGVAKPMNVTVYTEGTGVIPDEQIAALVNEHFDLRPKGIIQMLDLLRPIYEKTAAYGHFGREEPEFTWERTDKAAALRAAAGLK, encoded by the coding sequence ATGGCGAACGACTTCCTCTTTACCTCTGAGTCCGTATCAGAAGGCCACCCCGACAAGGTCGCCGACCAGATTTCCGATGCGATTCTGGATGCAATTTTCAAACAAGACCCCCGCTCCCGCGTAGCTGCTGAGACGCTGACCAACACCGGTCTGGTAGTTTTGGCCGGTGAAATCACCACCAACGCGCATGTGGACTACATCCAGGTCGCGCGCGACACCATCAAGCGCATCGGTTACGACAACACCGAGTACGGCATCGACTACAAGGGTTGCGCTGTATTGGTGGCCTACGACAAGCAGTCCAACGACATTGCCCAAGGCGTGGACCACGCCTCTGACGACCACCTCAACATCGGTGCCGGCGACCAAGGCTTGATGTTCGGTTACGCCTGTGATGAAACGCCCGAGCTGATGCCCGCACCCATCTACTACGCGCACCGCCTGGTGGAGCGTCAAGCCCAGCTGCGCAAAGACGGCCGCCTGCCCTTCCTGCGCCCCGACGCCAAGAGCCAAGTGACCATGCGCTATGTGGACGGCAAGCCCCACAGCATCGACACCGTGGTGCTGTCTACCCAGCACAGCCCTGACCAGTCTGAGACCCAGCACAAGATGAAGGCCTCGTTCACCGAAGCCATCATTGAAGAAATCATCAAGCCGGTGTTGCCCAAAGAGTGGCTGCAGAACACCCGCTACCTGATCAACCCCACCGGCCGTTTTGTGATCGGCGGCCCCCAAGGTGATTGCGGCCTGACCGGTCGCAAAATCATTGTGGACACCTACGGTGGCGCCTGTCCCCACGGTGGTGGCGCGTTCTCCGGCAAAGACCCGTCCAAGGTGGACCGCTCTGCAGCTTATGCAGCCCGCTATGTGGCAAAAAACATTGTGAAAGCCGGCCTGGCCAAGCAGTGCCAGATCCAGGTGGCCTATGCGATTGGTGTGGCCAAGCCGATGAACGTGACCGTGTACACCGAAGGTACCGGAGTGATCCCGGATGAGCAGATCGCTGCCCTGGTGAACGAACACTTTGACCTGCGTCCCAAGGGCATCATCCAGATGCTGGACCTGCTGCGCCCTATCTACGAGAAGACGGCGGCGTACGGCCACTTCGGCCGCGAAGAGCCCGAATTCACCTGGGAACGCACCGACAAAGCCGCCGCTTTGCGCGCAGCCGCTGGCCTGAAGTAA
- the yihA gene encoding ribosome biogenesis GTP-binding protein YihA/YsxC, translating into MTNTQNPKATTPTPKPTIPPEKSAAAVALGWLHTARFLTTAPQLHFLPELDVPEIAFVGRSNAGKSTCINTLTQQKQLAFASKKPGRTQHINLFSLGKQGVTDAVLTDLPGYGYAAVPKQDKIRWQQVMANYLVTRKNLKAIVLMCDPRHGMTELDEILLDVIRPRVAEGLKFLVILTKADKLTRSEGAKVLSITKLQAGGGEVRLFSATKRTGIEDVATLLWDWAHPDLPAPAATAETAPADQ; encoded by the coding sequence ATGACCAACACACAAAACCCAAAGGCGACAACGCCAACCCCCAAGCCAACAATCCCACCGGAAAAAAGCGCCGCCGCGGTTGCGCTGGGCTGGTTGCACACTGCGCGGTTCCTGACTACCGCGCCGCAATTGCACTTTCTTCCTGAATTGGATGTACCCGAAATCGCCTTCGTTGGCCGCTCCAACGCCGGCAAATCAACCTGCATCAACACACTGACGCAGCAGAAACAGCTGGCCTTCGCCTCCAAGAAACCCGGCCGCACCCAGCACATCAACCTGTTTTCACTGGGCAAACAAGGGGTCACTGATGCGGTTCTCACAGACTTGCCCGGATACGGCTACGCGGCGGTGCCCAAGCAGGACAAAATCCGCTGGCAGCAAGTCATGGCCAATTATTTGGTTACCCGCAAAAACCTGAAAGCCATCGTGCTGATGTGTGATCCGCGTCACGGCATGACAGAGCTCGACGAAATCTTGCTGGACGTCATCCGCCCCCGTGTCGCGGAAGGCCTGAAATTCCTGGTAATTCTGACCAAAGCGGACAAGCTCACTCGCAGCGAGGGCGCCAAAGTGCTTTCCATCACCAAACTACAGGCGGGCGGTGGCGAGGTTCGTCTCTTTTCGGCGACCAAACGCACCGGGATTGAAGACGTTGCCACCCTTTTATGGGACTGGGCACACCCCGATCTGCCAGCTCCCGCTGCGACCGCCGAGACAGCCCCTGCCGATCAATAA
- the aroQ gene encoding type II 3-dehydroquinate dehydratase, with translation MKVLMLHGINHNMFGKRDPVQYGTITLDEINADLTALGRELGVEVETFQTNHEGAMCERIHQGFIDGVDAVLINAGAWTHYSYGIRDALAILTCPIVELHMSNIHAREEFRHKSVFAEIVKGQIAGFGADSYLLALRAGVSAAKAAKK, from the coding sequence ATGAAAGTCCTGATGCTCCACGGCATTAACCACAACATGTTCGGCAAGCGCGATCCGGTGCAGTACGGCACCATCACGCTCGATGAAATCAACGCCGACCTGACGGCCTTGGGCCGCGAACTGGGTGTGGAGGTGGAGACCTTTCAAACCAACCATGAAGGCGCCATGTGCGAGCGCATTCACCAGGGTTTCATCGACGGTGTGGACGCAGTCCTCATCAACGCCGGCGCCTGGACGCACTACAGCTATGGCATCCGCGACGCGCTGGCCATCCTGACCTGCCCCATCGTCGAGTTGCACATGTCCAATATTCACGCCCGTGAGGAGTTCCGGCACAAGTCTGTGTTCGCGGAAATCGTCAAGGGCCAGATCGCAGGCTTCGGCGCGGACAGCTACCTGCTGGCCCTGCGCGCCGGGGTGTCTGCGGCGAAAGCTGCGAAAAAATGA
- a CDS encoding ArnT family glycosyltransferase, with protein MPNKQIAAADIAWLALVFIASALYLLGLGGSYAPTNGDEMVYIHIARMTAESGHWLPLQSELVGTRNTKPPLLIWQAMVAGGWGETWSLFALRLPSIAYTFATTALLAFFAYRMSEASNRLRTACLAAALYLLFFSTFRYGRVYLTSAPETFWLALPMWWVLWLRLRASATGSMHRADTTPGPLAYTLFGIAMGLGAAYKSFALVAPAAAALWCAVLLSTPWSWRTAVRTTLGCGWSAALGLGIFALWFVLDPDPASVWQEFVVAENAGKMSSSMGYWQAALSGPYPMWTQLLAYPSNGGLLALPVLGFCLLALRHTGQLRRLSNLSPAPWVLLAWIVVWLVVFTVPNQRSERYVIPAMPAVAIAMALVWDRLPRLWFWLTLLITVPALVMLGRISWVMGNLSMASNGEVAITLIAAGAGIMAAIAGFYRKSWAGNASLVTVLAVYGCFTLMVQPISKDEAGYSPAIEAQMKGQRVAVPNGFTGQYERYHFQLHGARITPYDAEGRNTGALYPEMPPKERLARLLNEFDAVIWLQEDLNEPPSCLPDCTLPAQRWHVKSRHKDGEVTLNNLWQVQDWLFRREWLLTATR; from the coding sequence ATGCCAAATAAGCAAATTGCCGCCGCCGATATTGCGTGGTTAGCTCTTGTTTTTATAGCAAGCGCTTTATATCTCTTGGGATTGGGCGGCAGCTACGCCCCCACCAACGGCGACGAAATGGTCTACATCCATATCGCTCGCATGACGGCCGAGAGTGGCCACTGGCTGCCGCTGCAGTCCGAGCTGGTGGGCACCCGCAACACCAAGCCGCCCCTGCTGATCTGGCAGGCCATGGTGGCCGGTGGCTGGGGCGAGACCTGGAGCTTGTTCGCATTGCGCCTGCCCAGCATTGCCTACACCTTTGCCACCACTGCCCTGCTGGCGTTTTTTGCCTACCGGATGAGTGAAGCGTCGAACCGGCTGCGCACCGCTTGTTTGGCCGCTGCCTTGTACTTGCTGTTTTTTTCCACCTTCCGCTACGGACGGGTGTACCTCACCTCTGCGCCCGAGACCTTCTGGCTTGCCTTGCCCATGTGGTGGGTACTGTGGCTGCGCCTGCGAGCCAGCGCCACCGGTAGCATGCACCGTGCGGACACCACGCCCGGCCCCTTGGCATACACCTTGTTCGGTATCGCCATGGGCCTGGGCGCGGCCTACAAGTCTTTTGCCTTGGTGGCACCGGCCGCTGCCGCCTTGTGGTGCGCGGTGCTGCTGAGCACGCCTTGGAGCTGGCGCACCGCGGTGCGCACCACGCTGGGGTGCGGCTGGAGCGCTGCGCTGGGCCTGGGCATTTTTGCGCTGTGGTTTGTGCTGGACCCGGACCCCGCCAGCGTCTGGCAGGAGTTCGTGGTGGCAGAAAACGCGGGCAAGATGTCCAGCAGCATGGGCTACTGGCAGGCCGCGCTGTCGGGCCCTTACCCGATGTGGACGCAGCTGCTGGCCTACCCGTCAAACGGCGGCTTGTTGGCGCTGCCGGTGCTGGGTTTTTGCCTGCTGGCCCTGCGCCATACAGGGCAGCTGCGCCGCCTCTCGAACCTGAGCCCAGCGCCCTGGGTCTTGCTGGCCTGGATCGTAGTGTGGCTGGTGGTGTTCACCGTACCCAACCAGCGTTCGGAGCGCTATGTGATTCCTGCCATGCCGGCGGTGGCGATTGCCATGGCATTGGTGTGGGACCGGCTGCCCCGTCTGTGGTTCTGGCTCACCCTGCTGATCACAGTCCCGGCATTGGTGATGCTCGGTCGCATCAGTTGGGTGATGGGTAACTTGTCGATGGCATCGAACGGCGAAGTCGCTATCACTTTGATAGCTGCAGGCGCAGGCATTATGGCGGCTATTGCCGGTTTTTATCGAAAATCATGGGCGGGCAATGCCAGCCTGGTGACCGTGCTGGCGGTGTATGGCTGCTTCACCCTCATGGTGCAGCCTATCTCCAAAGATGAAGCGGGCTACAGCCCGGCCATCGAAGCGCAGATGAAGGGCCAGCGGGTCGCCGTGCCCAACGGGTTCACCGGGCAATACGAGCGCTACCACTTCCAGTTACATGGCGCGCGCATCACGCCCTATGACGCGGAAGGCCGCAACACCGGCGCGCTCTACCCCGAGATGCCACCCAAGGAACGGCTGGCGCGCTTGCTGAATGAATTTGATGCCGTAATCTGGCTTCAAGAGGACTTGAACGAGCCGCCCTCATGCCTGCCCGATTGCACCCTGCCGGCCCAGCGCTGGCACGTGAAAAGCCGGCACAAGGACGGCGAGGTGACGTTAAACAACCTATGGCAGGTGCAGGACTGGCTGTTCCGCCGCGAGTGGCTGCTCACAGCCACCCGGTAA
- a CDS encoding TRAP transporter substrate-binding protein — protein sequence MKRLFIKSVLATVALAACGLASAQDIKERTIKFGLNSPEGHPAVAGMRKFASAVEAKSGGKIKVQLFLNGSLGSDQATLSALKGGTVEMAVMNSGILASEVKALEIFDFPFLFANEKEADAIVDGPIGQKMHAALADRGIVGLSYWELGFRNITTGKKVITKVDDIAGLKLRVIPNAINVDWVKALGANPTPLPFPEVYAALEQGAIDGQENPIAVIAANKFWEVQKNVALTNHQYNPQSVIFSKKVWDTMSAAEKKIIDESADEAVKAQREANRAALNNNLELLKKNGMNVTTLPAAEIAKLREKMKPVIDKHSAALGTVVADVQAELAKMRK from the coding sequence ATGAAGCGACTGTTTATCAAATCCGTCTTGGCAACCGTGGCACTGGCCGCTTGTGGGCTGGCATCGGCCCAGGACATCAAAGAGCGCACCATCAAATTCGGCCTGAACAGCCCTGAAGGTCACCCCGCCGTGGCTGGTATGCGCAAGTTCGCATCCGCGGTCGAAGCCAAGTCCGGTGGCAAGATCAAGGTGCAGTTGTTCTTGAACGGATCTTTGGGTAGCGACCAAGCCACCTTGTCCGCACTCAAGGGCGGCACCGTGGAAATGGCCGTGATGAACTCCGGCATTCTGGCCAGCGAAGTGAAAGCGCTGGAAATTTTTGACTTCCCCTTCCTGTTTGCCAATGAGAAAGAAGCGGACGCGATTGTGGACGGTCCCATCGGCCAGAAAATGCACGCCGCCTTGGCGGACCGTGGCATCGTCGGCCTGTCGTACTGGGAGCTGGGTTTCCGCAACATCACCACCGGTAAAAAAGTCATCACCAAGGTGGACGACATCGCCGGCCTGAAGCTGCGCGTGATCCCTAACGCCATCAACGTGGACTGGGTGAAGGCTTTGGGCGCGAACCCCACACCCCTGCCATTCCCTGAGGTGTACGCTGCTCTGGAGCAGGGCGCGATTGACGGCCAGGAAAATCCGATCGCCGTGATCGCGGCCAACAAGTTCTGGGAAGTGCAAAAGAACGTGGCCCTAACCAACCACCAGTACAACCCCCAGTCCGTGATCTTCAGCAAAAAGGTGTGGGACACCATGTCTGCTGCTGAAAAGAAAATCATCGACGAGTCCGCCGATGAAGCGGTGAAAGCCCAGCGTGAAGCCAACCGCGCCGCCTTGAACAACAACCTCGAGTTGCTCAAGAAAAACGGCATGAACGTGACGACTCTGCCAGCCGCAGAAATCGCCAAGCTGCGTGAGAAGATGAAGCCCGTGATCGACAAGCACAGCGCTGCCTTGGGCACCGTCGTGGCTGATGTGCAGGCCGAGTTGGCCAAGATGCGCAAGTAA
- a CDS encoding GtrA family protein, which produces MNGLQRTVLWALGLLERYRYIKFGIVGASGTVVNLAVLHFGHEFLFNEIESGYNKPYFSLVLAIALATLNNFTWNRLWTWSDRVKTLEAGEVQPVSLRLLGMEFGQYVTASAFGSGMQYVLTLLLSGSMDYRLANIIAIVAASVSNFLANDRWTFKRHRD; this is translated from the coding sequence ATGAACGGGCTGCAACGCACCGTGCTGTGGGCCCTCGGGCTGCTGGAGCGCTACCGGTACATCAAGTTCGGCATTGTGGGTGCGAGCGGCACCGTGGTGAACCTGGCGGTGCTGCATTTCGGTCATGAGTTTTTGTTCAACGAGATCGAATCCGGCTACAACAAGCCCTACTTTTCATTGGTGCTGGCGATTGCTCTGGCAACCCTGAACAACTTCACCTGGAACCGGCTATGGACCTGGTCCGACCGGGTAAAAACGCTGGAAGCCGGCGAAGTGCAACCCGTCAGCCTGCGCTTGCTGGGCATGGAGTTCGGACAGTACGTCACCGCGTCGGCTTTCGGCAGTGGCATGCAATATGTATTGACCTTGCTGCTGTCCGGCAGCATGGACTACCGGCTGGCCAACATCATTGCCATTGTGGCGGCCAGTGTCAGCAACTTTCTGGCCAACGACCGGTGGACGTTCAAGCGTCACCGCGACTGA
- a CDS encoding glycosyltransferase family 9 protein, which produces MNIQTQRFIDRWAGQLLCGAVSGWVKLTGMFGAPARMPAAPKNILVILLSEMGSIVLAGPMFAALRRQYPGAAIHILQLKKNQEVSKLLSLTDVAHMHTLDDSSGASLISDILKVSLQMRRIGLDAVIDCELFSRVSALLSFSTGAPVRVGFTPHTQEGLYRGSFINHSIPYNPYQHISKQFLSLVDALQSPEAMPRNRAGAIREIPSEPELSVPFSADELRSYRQKVEVDHPVTANRALVLVYAGGGILPERAWPASHYARVVQGLCNAGYAVGLIGLKDDAVLARDLKTQVGSEACIDLTGYTKSIRELLMLMHASRLLITNDGGPSHFATVTPIQTMVFFGPETGKLYGPLGKKTIILESGIACSPCLTAYNHRLTFCDGDNQCLKRIAPDPVLAQALQYLGTAVESPAA; this is translated from the coding sequence ATGAATATCCAGACACAACGCTTCATTGACCGCTGGGCAGGCCAGCTCCTGTGCGGCGCGGTGTCAGGATGGGTCAAGTTGACCGGCATGTTCGGTGCACCGGCGCGCATGCCGGCCGCACCGAAAAACATCCTGGTGATCTTGCTCTCCGAGATGGGCAGCATCGTGCTCGCAGGTCCGATGTTTGCGGCATTGCGCCGCCAATACCCCGGGGCTGCGATCCACATCCTGCAACTCAAAAAGAACCAGGAAGTCTCCAAGCTGCTGTCATTGACGGATGTGGCCCACATGCACACTCTGGACGACAGTTCGGGCGCATCGCTGATCAGCGACATCTTGAAAGTCAGCCTGCAGATGCGTCGCATCGGGCTGGACGCAGTGATCGATTGCGAGCTGTTTTCCCGGGTGAGCGCCCTGCTGTCGTTCAGCACCGGCGCCCCCGTGCGGGTGGGCTTCACGCCGCACACCCAAGAGGGCCTGTATCGCGGAAGCTTCATCAACCACAGCATTCCCTACAACCCTTACCAGCACATCAGCAAACAGTTTTTGTCGCTGGTGGATGCACTGCAGTCGCCGGAGGCCATGCCCCGCAACCGCGCAGGTGCCATCCGTGAGATTCCGTCCGAACCCGAGCTGTCGGTTCCGTTCAGCGCCGATGAACTGCGCAGCTACCGCCAGAAGGTGGAAGTAGATCACCCCGTGACCGCAAACCGCGCCTTGGTGCTGGTCTACGCGGGCGGCGGCATCCTGCCGGAGCGGGCTTGGCCTGCCAGCCATTACGCCCGGGTGGTTCAGGGCTTGTGCAATGCCGGATACGCCGTGGGCCTGATTGGTTTGAAAGACGACGCTGTGCTGGCGCGTGACCTCAAAACCCAGGTCGGCAGCGAGGCCTGTATTGACCTGACCGGCTACACCAAAAGCATCCGAGAGCTGCTGATGCTGATGCATGCCAGCCGCCTGCTGATCACCAACGACGGTGGCCCCAGCCACTTTGCGACGGTCACCCCCATCCAGACCATGGTGTTTTTCGGCCCCGAAACCGGCAAGCTGTACGGCCCCTTGGGCAAAAAAACCATCATTCTCGAGAGCGGCATTGCCTGCTCGCCGTGTTTGACGGCCTACAACCACCGCCTCACCTTCTGTGATGGCGACAACCAGTGCCTCAAGCGGATTGCACCCGACCCGGTGCTGGCGCAAGCCCTGCAGTACCTGGGCACCGCTGTCGAGAGCCCTGCTGCATGA
- a CDS encoding c-type cytochrome, which yields MKLIAQLIIAASVAVLAVSSHAEEPKKESAKAAKPDLAKGEAAFGAVCAACHGADGNSAIAGNPKLAQQHPEYLVKQLQEFKSDKRNNAVMKGFAAGLSDDDMKNISFWLATKAAKPGFAKDKDLVSLGERIYRGGIADRQVPACAGCHSPNGAGIPSQYPRLSGQHADYSVAQLVAFRDGVRKNSLQMTQVAAKLNDREIKAVSDYIAGLR from the coding sequence ATGAAGTTGATCGCTCAATTGATTATTGCGGCCTCCGTGGCCGTACTCGCCGTTTCTTCCCATGCGGAAGAGCCGAAAAAAGAGTCAGCCAAAGCTGCAAAGCCGGATCTGGCCAAGGGTGAGGCTGCCTTCGGTGCAGTTTGTGCTGCCTGCCACGGTGCAGACGGTAACTCTGCGATCGCGGGTAATCCCAAGCTTGCCCAGCAGCATCCTGAATACTTGGTGAAGCAGCTCCAAGAATTCAAGTCGGACAAGAGAAATAACGCCGTCATGAAAGGCTTTGCTGCAGGCCTGAGCGATGACGACATGAAAAACATCTCCTTCTGGTTGGCCACCAAGGCTGCAAAGCCCGGCTTTGCGAAGGACAAGGATCTGGTGAGCTTGGGTGAGCGGATTTATCGCGGTGGTATCGCTGATCGCCAAGTTCCAGCGTGTGCTGGCTGCCACAGCCCAAATGGCGCAGGTATTCCTTCTCAATACCCACGCTTGAGTGGCCAGCACGCCGACTATTCAGTGGCGCAGCTGGTTGCCTTCCGTGATGGTGTTCGCAAAAACAGCCTGCAAATGACACAAGTGGCTGCCAAGCTGAATGACCGCGAAATCAAGGCGGTATCGGACTACATCGCTGGACTGCGCTGA
- a CDS encoding lysophospholipid acyltransferase family protein, translated as MSRWILRVMEWLGRLPLPWLRALGAGLGVALFLLVGSRRRVVLTNLRICFPSHTPWQRGRLAVATFVAFAQAWLDRGWLWHASDDVIRTRLQLTGALHELAGNAPTILFAPHFVGLDAGWTALTQQVDRSFTTIYTDQANKVADDWILAGRKRLGGRLFGRIEGVKPIIAGLKAGEPLYLLPDMNFGPEESVYVPFYGRPAATVPSLSRFARLSRAKVVPIVCKLVPSGYEIEVLPAWTDYPSTDLQADTARMNQMLETYINRMPAQYYWVHKRFKDQPEGWHPPY; from the coding sequence ATGAGTCGTTGGATTTTGCGCGTGATGGAGTGGCTGGGTCGCCTTCCCCTGCCTTGGCTACGGGCGCTCGGCGCGGGGCTGGGAGTCGCCCTATTTTTGCTGGTAGGGTCCCGCCGCCGAGTGGTGCTGACCAACCTGCGGATCTGCTTCCCGAGCCACACGCCTTGGCAGCGTGGGCGATTGGCCGTGGCAACTTTTGTGGCGTTCGCGCAGGCGTGGCTCGATCGCGGCTGGCTTTGGCATGCCTCTGACGATGTGATACGGACGCGATTGCAATTGACGGGTGCGCTCCATGAGCTGGCCGGTAATGCGCCGACGATTTTGTTCGCGCCCCATTTCGTCGGGTTGGATGCCGGTTGGACCGCATTGACGCAGCAAGTCGACCGGTCTTTCACGACGATTTACACCGATCAGGCGAATAAAGTGGCTGACGATTGGATTCTGGCCGGGCGCAAACGCCTCGGTGGCCGATTGTTCGGGCGGATAGAGGGCGTCAAACCCATCATTGCTGGATTGAAAGCGGGGGAGCCGTTGTACCTGTTGCCGGATATGAACTTTGGTCCGGAAGAGTCTGTATACGTTCCGTTTTACGGGCGTCCTGCGGCTACGGTGCCTTCACTCTCACGGTTCGCGCGCCTGTCCCGCGCGAAGGTGGTCCCGATTGTTTGCAAGTTGGTGCCTTCCGGCTATGAAATCGAGGTATTGCCCGCTTGGACAGACTACCCCAGCACCGATCTACAGGCCGATACTGCCCGGATGAACCAGATGCTGGAGACTTACATCAATCGCATGCCGGCCCAATACTATTGGGTACACAAGCGTTTCAAGGACCAGCCCGAGGGCTGGCATCCGCCTTATTGA
- a CDS encoding lysophospholipid acyltransferase family protein: MAFVFRFLSRQSLGLLHRIGWLCGWLVYGLSPTYRRRLQANARLAGVKPEGVRAAIAAAGQMVSELPRLWIGPEVPVQWDGAELIDSALESHQGVIFLTPHLGSFEVTARAYAQRFGVAQAPMTVLYRPARQVWLRSIIEASRRRSGLVTAPANLAGVKQLIKALRSGQAVGLLPDQVPPEGQGAWVSFFGKSAYTMTLAARLAQQTGARVVLAWGERLAGGKGFRVCVRPFDEALSADVVQATLQINRAMERVIHELPGQYLWGYARYKQPRQPEGAPEQKG; this comes from the coding sequence ATGGCCTTTGTATTTCGATTCCTTTCCCGACAGTCGCTGGGTCTGTTACACCGCATCGGCTGGCTGTGCGGCTGGTTGGTGTATGGCTTGTCGCCGACCTATCGCCGTCGTTTGCAGGCGAACGCGCGTCTCGCCGGTGTGAAGCCGGAGGGTGTGCGCGCCGCGATCGCAGCAGCCGGGCAGATGGTGTCGGAGTTACCCCGTCTCTGGATTGGCCCGGAGGTGCCTGTGCAATGGGATGGCGCTGAACTAATTGACTCGGCCTTGGAGTCTCATCAAGGCGTCATTTTTTTGACGCCGCATTTGGGGAGTTTCGAAGTCACCGCCCGGGCCTATGCTCAGCGCTTCGGTGTTGCCCAAGCTCCCATGACGGTGCTGTACCGGCCTGCGCGTCAGGTCTGGTTGCGAAGCATCATCGAAGCGAGCCGCCGGCGCTCGGGCTTGGTCACGGCCCCTGCCAATCTTGCGGGGGTGAAGCAGTTGATCAAAGCTTTGCGGTCTGGCCAAGCCGTGGGCTTGCTGCCCGATCAGGTGCCGCCCGAGGGGCAGGGCGCCTGGGTTTCATTTTTCGGTAAATCGGCTTACACCATGACTTTGGCGGCACGCCTAGCCCAGCAGACCGGTGCCCGAGTGGTGCTGGCTTGGGGCGAACGGTTGGCCGGCGGTAAGGGCTTTCGGGTGTGTGTCAGGCCGTTTGACGAAGCGCTTTCTGCAGATGTAGTGCAGGCCACTTTACAAATCAACCGCGCCATGGAGCGTGTCATCCACGAGCTGCCCGGTCAGTATTTGTGGGGCTATGCACGCTATAAACAACCGCGTCAGCCCGAAGGGGCCCCGGAACAAAAAGGTTGA
- a CDS encoding shikimate dehydrogenase family protein, whose product MINGNTELIVHLGYPTHAFKAPMIYNPWFEKAGVNAVVVPMGSKPEDFPGFLRSVFKLSNIRGALITMPHKVTTTTLVDELSPTAQIAGACNAVRLGPQGQLQGDMFDGAGFVRGVLRKGLVLKGARALVVGSGGVGCAIAASLAAEGLSALALFDVNAEAAEGLAARLRQHYPQIEVTTGSTDPEGFDLVVNATPLGMNEGDPMPLDVSRLSASTFVGEVVMKTETTAFLAAAIARGCQVQVGSDMLFEQIPAYLEYFGLPSTHADELRALATLQYQ is encoded by the coding sequence ATCATCAACGGCAATACAGAGCTCATTGTTCACCTCGGTTACCCGACCCACGCCTTCAAGGCGCCCATGATCTACAACCCCTGGTTTGAAAAAGCCGGGGTCAATGCGGTGGTGGTGCCCATGGGCTCCAAGCCCGAAGACTTCCCCGGCTTTTTGCGCAGCGTGTTCAAGCTCTCCAATATCCGGGGCGCCTTGATCACCATGCCGCACAAGGTGACCACCACCACGCTGGTGGACGAGCTCTCGCCCACGGCTCAGATTGCTGGTGCCTGCAACGCGGTGCGCCTGGGGCCGCAAGGCCAGTTACAGGGCGACATGTTCGATGGCGCCGGCTTCGTGCGCGGGGTGCTGCGCAAAGGGCTGGTGCTCAAGGGCGCACGCGCCCTGGTCGTGGGGAGCGGTGGCGTGGGCTGTGCGATTGCCGCATCGCTGGCGGCCGAAGGCCTGTCGGCACTGGCGCTGTTTGATGTGAATGCAGAGGCCGCCGAAGGGCTGGCAGCGCGCCTGCGCCAGCACTATCCGCAAATCGAGGTCACTACCGGATCCACCGATCCGGAGGGTTTTGACCTGGTGGTGAACGCTACGCCGCTGGGTATGAACGAGGGTGACCCGATGCCTCTGGATGTGTCGCGCCTGTCAGCCAGCACCTTTGTGGGCGAAGTGGTCATGAAAACCGAGACCACCGCATTTCTGGCGGCAGCCATTGCACGTGGCTGCCAAGTGCAGGTGGGCTCGGACATGTTGTTTGAGCAGATTCCGGCGTATCTCGAATACTTTGGCCTGCCCAGCACCCATGCCGATGAGCTCCGCGCATTGGCTACTTTGCAGTACCAGTAA